In a single window of the Streptomyces sp. NBC_00353 genome:
- a CDS encoding cytochrome P450 translates to MTTPFQYEPGAAAGPVPPPECPAHGLGIGPGGLRRFYGPEAERDPAGLYDKLRAEHGTVAPILLHGDVPAWLVLGHSENLHLTRTPSQFSRDSRRWRALQDGSVAPDHPLAPIFTWQPVCVFADGDTHERLRGAVTDSMARIDHRGVRRHINRFSNRLVNDFCQEGRVDLVSQFAEQLPMMVMCAILGMPEEYNDRMVQAARDMTRGTATAVASNAYVVAALSRLVQRRRTEPAADFATWLVEHPAGMTDTEVTEHLRLILIAAYEATANLIANVLRMVLTDPRFRARLSGGHMTVPEAVEQTLWDEPPFTAVFGRWAVGDTELGGQRIREGDALIVGIAPANTDPVVRPDLTANMEGNRAHLAFSGGPHECPGQDIGRAIADVGVDALLMRLPDLELAVDESQLQWIGNIMSRHLVELPADFAARPPQDDSEPPSTGRRNPARENWEVQSPVRHTPPASVRTPAPSPVPAGAEAQAASGGAADVQRGGVQTETAPENTAAGQSAAGRIPRRRKPAAPSRLWHAVTRWWSGY, encoded by the coding sequence GTGACAACCCCTTTCCAATACGAGCCCGGCGCGGCCGCGGGGCCGGTTCCACCGCCCGAGTGCCCGGCCCACGGCCTCGGTATCGGACCCGGCGGGCTGCGCCGGTTCTACGGCCCCGAGGCAGAGCGGGACCCCGCAGGGCTGTACGACAAGCTGCGGGCCGAACACGGCACGGTGGCACCGATCCTGCTGCACGGGGACGTACCCGCCTGGCTGGTGCTCGGGCACAGCGAGAACCTGCACCTGACCCGCACCCCCTCGCAGTTCTCCCGCGACTCCCGGCGCTGGCGGGCCCTGCAGGACGGCAGTGTCGCCCCGGACCACCCGCTGGCCCCGATCTTCACCTGGCAGCCGGTGTGCGTGTTCGCCGACGGCGACACCCATGAACGGCTGCGCGGCGCGGTCACCGACAGCATGGCGCGCATCGACCACCGCGGCGTGCGCCGTCACATCAACCGCTTCAGTAACCGCCTCGTCAACGACTTCTGCCAGGAAGGCCGCGTCGACCTGGTCAGCCAGTTCGCCGAGCAGCTGCCGATGATGGTGATGTGCGCGATCCTCGGCATGCCCGAGGAGTACAACGACCGCATGGTGCAGGCCGCCCGCGACATGACCCGGGGCACGGCGACCGCTGTCGCGAGCAACGCCTATGTCGTTGCCGCGCTGAGCCGGCTGGTCCAACGGCGCCGGACCGAACCCGCCGCCGACTTCGCCACCTGGCTCGTCGAGCATCCCGCGGGAATGACCGACACCGAGGTCACCGAGCATCTGCGGCTGATCCTCATCGCCGCCTACGAGGCGACCGCCAACCTGATCGCCAACGTGCTCCGCATGGTGCTCACCGACCCGCGTTTCCGGGCCAGACTCAGCGGTGGCCACATGACGGTGCCGGAGGCGGTCGAGCAGACGCTGTGGGACGAGCCGCCGTTCACCGCGGTGTTCGGCCGCTGGGCGGTCGGCGACACGGAGCTCGGTGGCCAGCGGATCAGGGAGGGCGACGCGCTGATCGTCGGCATCGCACCCGCCAACACGGACCCGGTGGTACGGCCCGATCTCACCGCCAACATGGAGGGCAACCGCGCCCACCTCGCGTTCAGCGGCGGCCCGCACGAATGCCCCGGCCAGGACATCGGGCGAGCGATCGCGGACGTCGGTGTCGACGCCCTGCTGATGCGCCTGCCGGACCTCGAACTGGCCGTCGACGAGAGCCAGCTGCAGTGGATCGGGAACATCATGTCCCGGCATCTCGTGGAACTGCCCGCGGACTTCGCTGCCCGCCCGCCGCAGGACGACAGCGAACCGCCGTCGACGGGCCGGCGCAACCCGGCGCGCGAGAACTGGGAAGTGCAGTCGCCGGTCCGGCACACGCCGCCCGCGTCGGTGCGCACTCCGGCGCCCTCGCCCGTTCCGGCCGGTGCCGAAGCGCAGGCCGCCTCCGGCGGGGCCGCTGACGTGCAGAGGGGCGGGGTGCAGACCGAGACGGCGCCCGAGAACACGGCCGCGGGGCAGTCGGCAGCCGGCCGGATCCCGCGCCGGCGCAAGCCGGCCGCACCGTCGAGGCTGTGGCACGCGGTGACGCGCTGGTGGAGCGGCTACTGA